CTAAATCACAATTCTTGAACTATGCTTGTGTCTTTTCTTAGGAAAAAGAAGGATAGAAAAGCTTACTATGTCCCAACCACTTTGGTTGTATTTGCTTGACTTTGGTTTCTTCCAAACATTCTTGCCGtaccaaaatctgaaattttggggTTCATTTCTTCATCTAACAAGACATTGCTAGCTTTCAAATCTCTATGAATGATTCTCAACCTGGAGTCTTGGTGAAGATAGAGGACACCTCGAGCAATTCCAACTATGATTTCAAATCGTTTTCTCCAATCAAGTAATGCACTCTTAATTTTATCTGTCCAAATTTTtgcatgaaataataaaaaactgaTAATAGGCCATACATTTTTGTTCCAGCTAAAAGGTCAATtgtaataagaagaaaaatagagaaaaggaaTGCTAGTCTACAAGATGTGGATGTAACAAAAAagatatattttataaaaataaaccattctttttttttattggatcttGATTGGTTAACCACAATTGTTGAGACCAAGTCTAGTACCATCGGATCTTCATAAGATAATGGCCTATTCGATTAGTGGTGTTTTGATGGGTGGGATTATTGTATGAAATTTCCTATCCCAGTGAGTTGTTATGGCGTTTGGTTAATTGTAGTGGAAATTTGGGTAGATAACCTTATTTTTCCTATCATTCCATGTGGCTTAACATTTCTCCCACTCCACCCCTTTACCAATTCGTATTAGGATCCGCTGCTTGTACGATCATCTAATCGTGCATATGAGCATCCAGCACCTATCCCTTTTACTTTCAAATATACCACTCTTCACCCTTGTAATGGCAGGAAATAGGACATGTGTTGAATGCTCACATTTACGATTAGGTGATCGTACATACAGTGGATCCGAACTCTACAAATTCCTACAAAATCAAAGGGACTTTGCCAAAATTCTAGGAATTTTGCGACCAAATTAGAGGCTAAACTCTCTTAGCCACATGTCAGCCCATCTCTCATCATCATGTTGCACCACCCAACCATCGCGCTCAGTTACTACAACACCGAGCTTCTATTGCTGCAAGCCATAGTTGCCAAAAAAGGGGCTCCTCACCCCAATCACAAGCCACCACAGTAGTACCACAAGCCACCACACGCTTGCAGCATCGACTGCTAGCACCCTATGAACTGGGCTAAAGCTTAATAATAAGACACAAAATGCAAGAAAGTAAAACGGGGAAGAAAATGAGAAGTAGTATTCTAGGAAcctttaatttaataaaaaaaaaaccaattgcatttgtttattttctaaaaaccTAATGTTCACTTCACatttggatttttaatttttttttttttttttttctttcaaaactcAATGTTCATCACACCTGAGATTGAAATGAACCCAAGTCGTTTTGCCCTCTCAATCTTGCTTAGCTTCTCATCCATTTGCGACGAACCTATTTACGTTGGATAGATTTTCCCAAAGACATAAACTCCTCTTTTTGAATCTAACAGCACCTACCAAATCAACCACAACCCCATCCTCTCTTTCTGACTCTTCCATCACCCACTAAAATGCCACCATTGGCCAAGTTCTGTTCTCCGTTTACGACTTCTATTACTGCACAGGTTGGGGTAGCAAGCTTTAAGGGGAATGGGAAAGAAGATGAATATTATCCCACCCTTTTTCACTTTTCACGTTTGCATCCAAACATGATGAGATGGGAATGAACAGTAACTATTACAATATTTTCCTTTCTCGTGGTTCACCCTGACCAGTAGCATATGGGGCCCACATGtcataaattcttactcaatTAACCCTTCTAAAGAAACGGAAGTAACAGGTATTTTGGAtaataaaaatttcagtttcataaTGATGTTTCATCTTACATGCAAAAACGTTTCCCTTTTCCATGCCATGGATGGTGAGAACTTATTTTTACTATCTATGGTTAAATATAGATTAttctttaattatttatgaGAAAAATAATGCTACCAATAGTGTTGCGTTCAGACACATGAGAAGTAAGGCGCATGCCCCGATTGCACTTCCCCATTTGGTTGTGTTACAACACTATCAGAATAGCAATCTataaaaagcaaagaaagaaagaaaaagatgttcAAGGCGTATTGAGCAAAGCATACCAAAAATGAAAGAGTCCAAGCTTTTGTTGGGCATGTACTCATAGATTaacatcttttcttcttcctcgaGGCTACAAGCAAGGAGCTTAACCAAATTTCTATGTTGGAGTTTGGCAATCAATAGAACTTCAGTTTTAAACTCTTCCATTCCTTGCCCTGAGTTCTTGGATAGTCTTTTAACAGCTATCTCCTTCCCGTTGAACAACCGACCCTAGAATGGAATCAGTAACAGATTCTATTGTTACAAATTGAACTTAGAATTAATGTAAACCAAATGTTAATTGATTGTGCGTGGGAAGAGAATCCACCTTATAGACAGGACCAAAACCTCCTTCTCCAAGCTTGTTATTGGGAGAGAAGTTATCCGTTGCAGCTGCAATAACATCTACTTCAATGAATGGTAATTCGGGATTCGTCCCAATTTCTTCAAGCCCATTCATTCCAGAGAATTTTGTATTACTTCTTGCACCTGTGGTTAAATCAAATAAGAACCGGCTACGTTTCTCAATGGCCCCTGATTGAGCATAATTAATATTCAAATATTAAGGTAACTAAACCCAACTCACTAACTAGCCACTGGTGAAGCTATTAAAACATTAAgaaaactactttttttttccttgccttttttcttcttcagcaAACGGTACACGCATGCACCAAAGAGAAGCACACCCATAACAAGAGACACAGTAAGAATCGTCACTCTCTGCTTGTGAAGAAATCCTTTATCTGTTCTTGCTTGTGCAGCTACAAATTCATAAAACCAGAATCCATATCTAACTTATAAGCTTAGAAATTGAAAATGGAAGtaaacaattgaagaaatgaATATGGATGTATACAGACCTAGCTCCACTGAATCAACTCGTATGTATAAATCTTGGCCGCTGTAAGTGAAATATCGAATGTCTGTCAAGTTGTCAAACCAAGCAATGCAACCACTGCCTCCACCGGTTATATCAGCGGCGGCGTAAGCAGTGCAAGAGCAGTTCTTCAAGCATTGTTGCTCGCATTCCTTGAGACTCAGATTATTGTCGACAAGGGACATGGACGTGTCTGGAAGCTTCACCCCTACCAACTTCGAGAAAACGTCTCCCTTGCCACACCCAAGGTTTCTCTTCCTCACGCACCCATCTGACCATTCCTTCAAGTTCCATTGTCTCGGAGACTTGGGTTGGAAACCCGGCAGACACGCGCACTCCACCGCGTTCTCCTCAGGTATGCGACAGCTCCCGTAGGCTCCGCACTGTCCGTAGTAGTCGCACTTATCGCTGGGAAACTCATAGAATGTAGTCCATCGATtctctacccaaatcatagATAGGATGGTCCCGGAATCATCAATCACGAATTGTAAGTAAACGGAGGAGTTGTAAACGTTGTAGGTCATGTAGAGCTCGTCGGTGGTATTGACGAAGTCGTCAGTGAAGAGGTAGTTGTAGGGCTGGTTCATCGCTGGGACACCGCTCAGTCTTTGACCGTTCCACGAACCGGCTCGCCAGAGCGGGGCCGAACCCTTATACAAGATTGTCTGGGGTGACCCCCTTGTGTCCATTCTGTACGAGTAAATCCCGGGGCTAGGGTCGTCTTTAGACTTCCAGGATGTCCAGACCCAGTTCAAACCGGTCCTCCGGTTCAACCCCACTTTCATGCCAGGAAGGAATGCGTGTGTCGGATGGTCGAAGCTTTGCCACAGGATCCTACTCCTATCGCCGCCGCTGTATAGAACCAGGTTTCCGGTTTCCAGGAGCTGCAGAACAGTGGTGTTGGAACTTATGGAGACATTGGTGGACCAGAGAGGATGTCTCTGATCGCTGTTGGATGTGATGACGAGATTCCCATCTAGAGCTACGGAAAGGACTCCGGAGGAATCGTTGATTGGGTTGTCTCTGTTGGCGACCCAAACCACGGTGGCTTCAGGAATTTTATGAAACCAGATCCCGACGTACCTGTAACTAGAAGTTCCAGGGCTGAAAAAACCCAATGCAAAATTGCTTTCAGCTGAGACAACGATTTTCCTGTTTTGCCTGTCGTCGGTGATTGATTCAGTTGGCTTTAGGGTGTCGGTTGGAGAAGGAACGGAGGCGGCGATGGAGATATAGAagtggaagaggagaaggaagcaTATCCATGTTGGAGTGAACATGACATTGATCGATGCTTTCTTCTTATTCACAGCCACTGAATCACACTAACAGTTATGCATGAAGCGAAAACctattaacaaaaaaatttgaagataaTGTTCTACATAAATGGCATGCGCTCCACCACCGTCCCCAGTTGGGTGGCAGTAGGCTTCGttttccaaataaataaattgacgtagttgtttaccaaaaaaaaaaataacgtaATTGACCGTGCATTTAGACAAATGGAGTTATTACAGACTACCCTACTTTGCTAATTGCACGGACTAATGGCCTCATTTTGTGTCTAGCTTGAATTCATTCCTTACTTACAACAAGTCTGAAACGCCAAGTccagatgaaaagaatgagtaaagCTTAAAGTCAGAAGTCTAGGTAGTCCACCTCACATATTTatgaaagggagagagaatgtAATTTGAGCGTTCAGACTATTATTGGTTAGTgtcaattttgatttaaattGTTGGGGTCGGATTTGACAAGAATTGATTCTATCTGAATCAACTCCAATTCAGTTATGTTTCAGATCCGAGTTAATTTTCGATTCAATACAAAAATCTTGTGTAAGTCTTTTTGATGGGTTAGGAGGCTTAAGGCTAAtttctactttttcttttttgttttttggttaaaaTTCAGCAAATgaatatcattaaaaaaatgaaaaaaaaaaagagtagaaaaCATCCTATTGGACAgctattccaccttcggcatggctaTCAACAAAGATAATAACgattcaatcaaaagaaaattacataaacAGATATATGGGTCTCCGTTGGAAGTCCCAATTTagatcataattaacaaattgAGAGACTACTTTCCTTAATTAACAATTTAATTGCTACCGCATGCTTTGATAATTTGTCTACCACTGAGTTAATGTCCCTATAATAGTGAGGAATACTACATTTGATATTGTCCAAGTAATGTTTAAAATACTCTCATTTTTGCTCAAAGCACCGACGAAATAAATTGATTCCGTATACAACACACAATTGTTAGAGAGTCACTTGCAATCCACAATTTATCCACCCCTTTTTCAACAACAGTTTGAAGTCCAACGAAGAAATATGAGAATTCTGCCGTATAGTTTGTTCCAGTGCCCTGATAAAGCATAAAGCATCCTAAAGAAGTACCCACCTCATTTTCTCAGAACCCCACCCACACCTGAGCACCTTTGATTACCAAGCAAACATTCATCAATGTTGAACTTATAGTAACCTAGAGGAGGAAAAGTccaaaaaaatatccaaaatattttttggcGGGGGCCTAATAATCACCACCATCAATTTTTTGTAAAGAAGGAAGTCTGCAATAGAGGCTACTTGCTTTGCAAGTGCTTGTAGAACTGCTTGTAACCGTCTTCTTCTCTCAAGCTTTCTCAGACTGAAGAAACTAAGACTTGACCAGACTCAATCAATATCCATACTCTCCTATCCAATACTGCAACTGAAGGAAGATGAATGACTCAATACACAAACAAATATTATGCAGAGCACGGAACATTACCTTTGGCAGGTTCCATTTTCCATCCACTATGAAATATAAAACCTTAGCACTCAAAGTAGGAGCGAGTAGGTTAGACCCTCTTAATTCTTCATATAAACTTTGACTGCCCAGCCAACGATCATACCAAAAACTAATTGACATCCTGTTGCCTACAATCCATCTCTCAGAGCTGCAACCAAAGTCTCAAACTTTGTGAAGACCAGGCATAATTAATCGAGGAAGAACTTATACTTCTTTTAGAGACCCATTCGCTCCATTAGCCGATCGTGAAggatgtagaaacgcaaccctaaaatgatgcagaagataacggaaaaaaacaaaacaaacaatgcacacggattttacgaggttcggcaaggttgcctacatccccggtgagataagatcctgcttc
This genomic stretch from Macadamia integrifolia cultivar HAES 741 unplaced genomic scaffold, SCU_Mint_v3 scaffold814, whole genome shotgun sequence harbors:
- the LOC122070060 gene encoding receptor-like serine/threonine-protein kinase SD1-7, whose protein sequence is MNGLEEIGTNPELPFIEVDVIAAATDNFSPNNKLGEGGFGPVYKGRLFNGKEIAVKRLSKNSGQGMEEFKTEVLLIAKLQHRNLVKLLACSLEEEEKMLIYEYMPNKSLDSFIFDKIKSALLDWRKRFEIIVGIARGVLYLHQDSRLRIIHRDLKASNVLLDEEMNPKISDFGTARMFGRNQSQANTTKVVGTYGYMSPEYAMQGLFSIKSDVFSFGVLLLEIISGKKNCVRYSHEHRSTNLIEHVWDSWKDGQALEIVDSSMRDSYPTHEISRCIQVGLLCVQESASDRPAMSSVIFMLENETKMPTPNQPGLITRRTFNGQDSSPSINEVTISMLDPR
- the LOC122070068 gene encoding G-type lectin S-receptor-like serine/threonine-protein kinase RKS1 gives rise to the protein MTNPILSLVSFFFCDSVAVNKKKASINVMFTPTWICFLLLFHFYISIAASVPSPTDTLKPTESITDDRQNRKIVVSAESNFALGFFSPGTSSYRYVGIWFHKIPEATVVWVANRDNPINDSSGVLSVALDGNLVITSNSDQRHPLWSTNVSISSNTTVLQLLETGNLVLYSGGDRSRILWQSFDHPTHAFLPGMKVGLNRRTGLNWVWTSWKSKDDPSPGIYSYRMDTRGSPQTILYKGSAPLWRAGSWNGQRLSGVPAMNQPYNYLFTDDFVNTTDELYMTYNVYNSSVYLQFVIDDSGTILSMIWVENRWTTFYEFPSDKCDYYGQCGAYGSCRIPEENAVECACLPGFQPKSPRQWNLKEWSDGCVRKRNLGCGKGDVFSKLVGVKLPDTSMSLVDNNLSLKECEQQCLKNCSCTAYAAADITGGGSGCIAWFDNLTDIRYFTYSGQDLYIRVDSVELAAQARTDKGFLHKQRVTILTVSLVMGVLLFGACVYRLLKKKKGKEKKSSFLNVLIASPVAS